The sequence GCGGTTCGCGGGCGGGGCGATCCATCTTGTTGAAGAAGGTGAAGATGGGCAGCGATCGCATTCGGCACACTTCAAACAGTTTCAGGGTCTGCGGCTCTAGACCCTTGGCCGCGTCTTCGAGCATCACCGCGTTGTCGGCGGCGGCCAGGGTGCGGTAGGTGTCTTCGCTAAAGTCTTGGTGGCCGGGGGTATCCAGCAGGTTCATGGTGTAGCCCCGGTAGGCAAACTGAAGCACCGTGGAGGTGATCGAAATCCCCCGCTGCTGCTCCAGTTCCATCCAGTCCGACGTCGCGCTCCGCTGGGCACGCTTGGCCTTGACCGCCCCCGCCTCCTGAATAGCGCCTCCGTAGAGCAGTAGCTTTTCGGTCAGCGTCGTTTTACCGGCGTCGGGGTGGGAGATGATGGCAAAATTGCGCCGCTGCTCTACCGCATCGGCGATCGAGGCGGAGGTGGCGACAGGAGAAACAGCGGCGTCAGTCATGAACCGGGGATACTCGTAAAATTGATACGTCCTCCTATTGTAAAGGGTGGCCCTAGCGAAGCGAAACTGGGCCACAGATGCTGCCCCTGTTAACGGTTTTGCCCTTCAGTGGGGAAATGCTAAAATCTTACCAACGTCTTACCCGAAGTGATCGAGCATCCCATGGAAGTCACTCGTCTGTCGAGCAAAGGTCAGGTGATTATCCCCAAAGCGCTGCGGGTCGCTCACCACTGGGAAGCGGGGCAAGAATTGATTGCCGTGGATGTGGGCGACGGCATTTTACTAAAGCCGAAAAAGCCCTTTGAGCCCACTACCCTAGCCGAGGTAGCAGGCTGCCTAAGGTATGAAGGCTCACCCAAAAGCCTAGAAGATATGGATCGCGCTCTGCGCCAGGGGGTACTGGAGCAGTGGCATGATCGCCGTTGACACCAACATCATTGTGCGGCTCATCACCCAAGATGACGAATCGCAGTACCGGGCCAGCGTAGACCTCTTTCAAAACCCTGAAATTTTTATTCCTGATACGGTGATTTTAGAGACCGAGTGGGTGTTGCGCTTTGCCTACGGCTTTAAGGCTGCTGAGATTTGCGCCGCCTTTAGAAAGATCTTTGGTCTGTCCAATGTTTATCTCGCCAACGAAAATTTAATGTCCCAGGTCTTGCAGTGGTATGAAAAGGGTCTGGATTTTGGCGATGCTTTGCATTTGGCCACGAGCCAGCATTGTTCTGCTCTCTATACCTTTGACAAGGCGTTTATCAAACGCGCCAAAACGCTCACCGACCAGCGGGTTCAAAGACCCTAAACCAACAGCTCTATATTCAGGCAGGTAAGCTGCGTAGCGGGGTGAGAAACCCGGTTTCAGGGAGGAACATTTAATGCCCATCATAATGCACCACTCTCTGGGTACAGCCCTGGCGGTAGCCGATGGAGTGCAGCATCTCGTCATAGTACGAGGCTATTTTGGAAATTGAACAAAACAGCTTATTAGGGTCAAGATATATTACTATATCGTTAAGCAATGAATTCAGGATTTCCCATGCCCACAGAATGGCTCTACGGCCTGTTTGGCGGCATTCTGATCGGCCTTAGCGCCACCCTACTGCTGGCTCTCAACGGACGGATCGCGGGCATCAGCGGCATGGTCAACGGGGCGATCACCTTTGCCGCCGCCGAGGCCTGGCGCTGGCTGTTTTTAGTCGGCTTAGTCGCAGGCGGCTTGGTTTACGAATATGCCTGGGCTCCCCAGTCCACTCCCACCTATCCCGTTGCCCCCGTCACCATGATTGTGGCGGGGCTGCTGGTGGGCTATGGCACTCGCATGGGCAATGGCTGCACCAGCGGCCACGGGGTTTGCGGGCTGGGGCGGCTGTCGATGCGATCGCTGGTCGCTGTCCTCACCTTCATGACCACCGGTATTGTCACCGTATTCATCACCCGCCACCTGCTGGGCTGGGCTTAGAGCCATTACAAGGAACCATCATGACCACCCGTAGCGCATCCTCCCCCAACACCCTGGCGCAGAATCTGGTCGCCCTGGCTGCCGGGCTACTGTTTGGCCTCGGCCTCGGCTGTTCGCAGATGATCGACCCCCAGCGGGTGATCGGTTTTCTAGACCTATTTGGCACCTGGGACCCTACCCTGGCCTTTGTGATGGGCGGCGCGGTGCTGGTAACGCTGATTAGCTTTCGGTTCATTTTGCGACGGTCCGCCCCGCTGCTCGATCGCAACTTCTTCGTACCCACCCGCAACGATATCGATCGCCCTCTGGTGCTCGGCGCAGCCCTGTTTGGCATCGGCTGGGGGCTGGGAGGATACTGCCCTGGACCGGCGATCGCAGCTTTAGGGCTAGGCTCAGCCAACCCACTGCTGTTTCTGGCGGCTATGCTCGCCGGATCGCTGGCCTACAAAGCCCTTAACCCCCCGCCTCAAGCTTGAGCGCAGATTGGTGCTCACGGGGCCAAAAATTCGCTACCCTAAACAGTCGTGTAGTGCGGGGCAGCAAACGAAATGGCGACGATGAGACATGTCGGCAACATTGGGATGGGCCTACTGCTAGGGATAGCCCTAACGGGCTCTATGGGTTTAGCCAACACTCAGGCCAAGAGTCTAGAGGGCATCTCAACGGATAGCGTCAGCGACATTCGCCTGAAGCAAAACCGAGCCCAAACCTATAGAAACGCCATGCTGGCAGGTTACTCTGCCACAGAACGCAAAGATTACCACACCGCCCTCATCAATTTTCGGCGGGCCTTAGCGGCTCGACCGGGCGATCGCTACGCCACCGCTGCCATTCGCAATATGGAAGCCTACATTGCTCGGGAGCGAGCCGAGGCCGCCAAACAAGCCGAAATCGTTCAGCGGCAAGAAACCCTGGCCGCCGCTGTGGCCGCCAGTGACTGGGCCTGTGCCGCCGCCTCAGTCGATCGCCTGGTGGTATTGATTCCCCCTGATTCCGCCGATCGCTCTCGCCTAATTGCCTACCGGGGCGAACTCACCGGGTTTATCCAGGCTCGGGCCAACCTCGATCAGTGGTCTACGGTGTGCCCTGGCGGCCAAGTCTGATCGAACGGGCAGTTAACCAGCCAGAAAGCACCCCATCAACGCTCGACAGTGCGAGGGCGATCGGGCCGAGCAGGTCACCATCTAGCAAAAAAGGCCCCCTGATAACCAGGGGGCCTTTTTAGTTAGATTTCCAGGGAAGCTTGAGCAAACCGATACTAGATCAGCTTAAGCTCTGGATACTGGGCCACCAGCTCATCGGCGCTGAGCGTGTCTCCCGACTTCTGTGGAGTCCACAGCACTTCTACCGCCAGCAGATTTTCGCCCGACACGGCCCCAATCTGGTTTAAGGCCTGGCGCAGGTTATCAGACGAGTAGATCTCAGGTAGATCCAGCTTGCCCTGGGTCGCTACCACTACCGTCGCCAGAATGTACTCACCAGGGAACTGATCGCTGTCACCGGTCAGCAGGGCCTTGGGCTCAGCCTGGGTAATTTGATTGTTGACGTTAGAAATGGTTTCTTCGCTGAACCGACTGCGGGCCGAGAGGGTATAGCGATTAAACTCTTGCTCGGCGCTAAGCAGGCGAGTTTGCTTGCCTTCGCTAGCGGCGTAGGCCCAGTAGTCGGGGTGGCGCAGCAACGCCAGGGTGGTTTCTTGCAGCAGTTTAGCCAACCCTTGAGAAGTGCCAGTATCGGCGGTGGTCGCCAACCGGTTGAGGTCGTCTTGCAAAGCGCGGGCCTCGGCCAGCAGGCCCACCTGAAGCTTGGTCACAGCCACTGGTGGGTTGCTGCCAGCGGGGGCAGCATAGTCATCTCCGGCGGTTGCCCCTCTAAAGCCGCGCACTACCACGTTGGCAATGGCAATAAAAATTAGCAGGGTAAACAACCCACCAAATCCTCCCCCAATGCCGATAAACGGAAACAGGAAGGGGAAGCCAAACCCACCGCCAGGGTAGTAGCCGCCACCGCCGCCAGGGGCATAGGTGCGTGGGGTAGGGCTCATGCGCGGAGCCGGAGCCCGAAAGCTGCCGCCGCCCATGCGGCCCCCCGCTGCGGCCCAGGCCCCATCGGCAGAACCGAAGACCAAAACCAAGGCTAGTACTACCACCATCAAAGGCTTAAGCAGCGGCTTGAGGCGTCGAAATAAGTGTTTAACCATTGGGTAAAAACGGAATGCTAACGTGGAGTGCTGATGTCTTTAATTTAACGCGAAGTCTTTTGGCGACGGCAGCCAAAGGGAACAAATTGATGGCGGAAACCCGTACCAGCGTTTCTAAACCACCGCCCTTCGTCTAGCCGCCACCCACAATAGTGACAATTTCGAGACGGTCATCGGGGCGCAAATGGGTCGTCTCCCACAGTTGGCGATGGAGAATTTCACCGTTGTACTCTACCGCCACCAGCCGAGGATTTAAGCCGAGAGACGTTAAAAAATCGGGCAGCAGGGTGCCAGAGACGCAGGGTTGCGAGGCTCCGTTAACCAAAATGTAAAATGTGTCGGTCGTGGGATCAAGCATGGCCAGAGGATAAAAGCTGACGGTTCTAGAGTTGGGGTGTGGTGGCTGGGTACGGAGTTTAGACGGTTTCGCTCACCCCTTACGCCTTGAGCCTACCACCTTGAAGCAAAGAACCTTCTCCCCTAGGTAACCGGAGCGGCCACCTGGTGAAAGGTATGGCGGTGGTTGGTTTGGGCGGCAAAGTACTGGGCGATGAGGGTGGGGTTTTCGGCCTCAATAATGGCGCGTACTACCGCCACTCGCTCAGCACCAGCCTGAAGCACCTCGGCCAAATTTTCGGTGTTGATGCCGCCGATCGCATACCAGGGTACAGTGGCATGTTCAGCGGCGTAGCGGACGTAGTCGAGACCGGCGGCAGCTTTGTCGGGCTTAGTGGGGGTGCTATATACCGGGCCGACGCCGATGTAGTCGGCTCCCTCGGCGATCGCCCGCTGCATTTCGTCGGGGTTGGTCGTCGAGCGACCAATGATGCGCTGGCTACCCAGTAGCTGGCGGGCCGTGGCAATGGGCAGATCGGTTTGGCCCAGGTGAACGCCATCGGCCCCTACCGCCAGGGCGAGATCGACGCGATCGTTGATCAAAAACAGCGCCCCGTAGCGGTGGCAGAGATCGTTGAGCTGCTGGGCCAACTCCAGCCGCAGGTGGTCGTCGGTGAGCTTGTCGCGATACTGCACCAAGGCTATACCACCTTGTAGGGCCGCTTCTACAACCGGCAAGAGGCGATCGCTGGGCGACGTCACCAGATAGGTCAATGCCTGCCGCAGCCGCTGCTGCCGATGGCCCCCCAAAATGTCGCTCTCTAGGGCATATATTTGGTAGCGCATAGCCTTACTACCCGCTGCCAACTCCTGGCGGTAGAGCTTGCCGTATTCTTCTAGGGTCCGCAAGGCCTCCTGCACACGGCAGAAGTTAGCTTGTAGCACCGCCATAACGCTCGTGCGTTCAGCTTCCTGGGGGTGGGTGAGGGCGGTGCCGGGGTCACCGGGGGTGTCACGGCACAGGCGCAGTTCTGGGGCATGCCACTGGGCCAGGGTTTGGCGCAGATGCTTAAGCTGCTCAGTTTGGCCCGAGTTATTTAGCCCAAACCGACACCATTCTTCAATAATGCGCAGCCCCTCCCGGGCTCGATCGAGGTTGGCATCGAGAATGCGATAGACGGCAGCATCAGTAGGGGTGGGCAGCGCTGGCAGCCCAGGCAACTCCGACATAGCAACAGCGGCACAAAGAACTTCCACATCCTAACAGGGAAGCGGGCCGGCAAAGGAGCGGGCAGTCGGGGACCCCAGAAACCTATTTTTGCTGTTGCAAAATCTGCTGAATGCCTTTCACTGCCGGATCAGACTGCCAGACATCAAAGGTCTTCCAGGCAATAAAGCCAAAGCTGACCAGGGCCAGAATCGCCACCAGCGACGAGAAAAATCGAGTTACCGGATTGCCAGAGTCAAGGCGCATAAACCACTCCTAAGAACTAATGAGAGCAGAAAGAGGTAAATTCACCGTTGCAGGCACTGCCCGTAAAGCAGCCCCTAAGCTCTATATACCCTAAGTACAGATTTTTGTTGCATCCATTCTGTCAAAACGTCAACGCGCTATTCCTGCCCAAGCTAGCCAGGCTACTTCTCAGAGGCCACCATGCGCTTTTTCAAGGACACTGAGCGACGGCGGGCAGTGGTGTTGTTGGGTTCTAGGCTAAGGGCGGTTTCGTACATCTCGATCGCCTGGGTCATCAGCTGTTTGCGCTCGTAGCTATGACCTAGGTTGTTGAGGGCGGTGACGTACTCAGGCGAAATCTTCAGCGCCTCCTTGTAATTGCGAATCGCCAGGTCGTACTGGTCTTGGGCAAAGTAGGAGTAGCCTAGGGCGTTGTAGACCACGGCGGCGTTTTCAGTTTCGTCATCACTCAGCTGTTTGATCGCCTGCTGGAGATAGAGGGCCGCCTGGGTGTAGAGCTTTTTGTCGAGCAGCAGGCTGCCTAGCTCGTAGTATTCCTGGGCAGTGCCCTTTTCTTTGGTCAGCCGCGATTGCAGCCGCCCCAGGGTGCTTTCAATGCGACGAGTTTTGATCACCTGGCGCACCACGAAAAAAGCGGCAACGCTCAGCAACGTCAGCAGAATACCCAGGTATATGAGGAGCAGGTTGCTGTTTTCCATCCGATCTTGGTTCGCACTTGAGGACTAACCTATCTTGCCACGGCTAGGGCAACCCCCAAAAGGTTGCTCGATCTTCTAGCCAGCCGCTTTGGTGCCATTGGGTGACCGTGTGGCCAATTAAGCGGCGCAGTTCTGTGTACTGGGTGCCCTTAGGAAGGGCGATCGCCAGCGGCTCTGCCGACAGCACAGTGGGTACTAGGTAATAACCGCTGTGGTCTTGTTGCCAGCCCGTCAGCACCGTTACATCGCCAGCAAAGCCGTCGATTTGGCCGGTGCTCAGGCGATCGAACGCCTCCTGGTAGCTGGCGAGGGGGGTGAGCACCGCCTGGGGCAGTAAATAGCGCACCACCGCTATGGTGCTTGCCCCCTGCAATACCCCCAGTCGCCGCCGTTGCAGAGTAGTAAGGCTGTGAAACTGTGGATCGCGCACCAATACCCCGGCCCCGTCTAGGTAGTAGGGGGGGCTAAAGCTAACCAAGCGCTGCCGCGCACTGGAGAGGGTTAACCCTGCGATCGCCACATCGGCACGGTCTTCGAGCACCGCAGGCAGGCGATCGCGGTTGGGCACCACGGTAAACTCGATCGCCTCTGGATCGGCAAAAATTGCCGCTGCCAACTCGCGGGCAATGTCGATCTCAAAGCCGACCAGTTCACCGTTGGCGTCGCGAAAACTCAGGGGCCGCCAACCTTCGCGCACGGCCACTACCAAATGCCCGCGATCGCGAATGGTTTCAAGATCCGCAGCAAAAACTGGGAACACAGCTAACTGCGCCCCCAGCACTAAACCAAACCCAAGCCAATTTAATTGCATGACACCGCCGCGTCTCGACGATGACCTGCCCGTACCTCTAGGCAAATTCGAACTAAATACCGCCTAGGAGCGAACTGGGAATGCGACCCTAGAGGCCGATCGCAGCAATGCTCTGAGTAGGCATTTAGGGACGACACCTTAAGCCCGGTTGGCCACTTCAACCACTTTGGCAAACCCGTTGGGGTCTAGCACCGCCATTTGAGCCAGCATTTTGCGGTTGATATCGATATTGGCCTTTTTGAGCTGGCCAATCAGCTGGCTATAGCTCAAACCGTGCATGCGGGAGGCCGCATTGATGCGGGTAATCCACAGGCGACGGAAATCGCGCTTCCGGTTGCGGCGATCGCGATAGGCGTATCGCAATGCCTTCATCACCTGCTGATTGGCTGTGCGAAATAGCTTAGAGTGCGACCCCCTAAACCCTTTGGCAAGCTTGAGAATTTTGTTGCGGCGCTTGCGTGCTACGTTGCCGCGCTTGACACGTGCCATGACTGTTTAACCCTTGGACTATTTAAGTGACTGCTAACAGACTGAGCGCCTTTACCTAGAGGTAGGGCAGCATGAGCTCCACATTGGGAGCGTCTTCTTCGGACACCACGGCGATCTTAGACAACCGAGAGCGTCGTTCAGCATTCTTATGCTGCAACATGTGATTCTTAAACGCCTTACGACGCATAATTTTGCCGCTGCCGCTGCGGCGAAAGCGCTTAGCGGCGGCTTTGCGAGACTTAAGCTTGGGCATGGTTACCACAATTTCGACACAGTCTTTAATAGTATCACGCCTACTCCGCATCCCAAAGAATTTCTCTCAGCAATGTCCTCATCGTGGGGCGCTAACCTAGGTCACCAAGACCAGTTCAAAAAAAAAATTGCCAGAGGCTTGTCAAGATTGCCCTCTTGTCGCTACTATTAGTTCTGCACGTAATCCTCAGTAGCTCAGTGGTAGAGCGGTCGGCTGTTAACCGATTGGTCGTAGGTTCGAATCCTACCTGGGGAGTTTTCAAGTTACCTATGCCAAATCTTGGCTGAAGTAAGGCCTTAGCAAATTTCTGCTGCTTAAGGCGCTGGAGAGGTATTGCCTGGCGAATATCCTAGCGCCCTGAAATCTAAAGGAAACCTTAAACTCT is a genomic window of Nodosilinea sp. E11 containing:
- a CDS encoding AbrB/MazE/SpoVT family DNA-binding domain-containing protein; amino-acid sequence: MEVTRLSSKGQVIIPKALRVAHHWEAGQELIAVDVGDGILLKPKKPFEPTTLAEVAGCLRYEGSPKSLEDMDRALRQGVLEQWHDRR
- a CDS encoding type II toxin-antitoxin system VapC family toxin, with the protein product MIAVDTNIIVRLITQDDESQYRASVDLFQNPEIFIPDTVILETEWVLRFAYGFKAAEICAAFRKIFGLSNVYLANENLMSQVLQWYEKGLDFGDALHLATSQHCSALYTFDKAFIKRAKTLTDQRVQRP
- the thiS gene encoding sulfur carrier protein ThiS, producing the protein MLDPTTDTFYILVNGASQPCVSGTLLPDFLTSLGLNPRLVAVEYNGEILHRQLWETTHLRPDDRLEIVTIVGGG
- a CDS encoding YeeE/YedE family protein; translated protein: MPTEWLYGLFGGILIGLSATLLLALNGRIAGISGMVNGAITFAAAEAWRWLFLVGLVAGGLVYEYAWAPQSTPTYPVAPVTMIVAGLLVGYGTRMGNGCTSGHGVCGLGRLSMRSLVAVLTFMTTGIVTVFITRHLLGWA
- a CDS encoding transporter substrate-binding domain-containing protein, translated to MQLNWLGFGLVLGAQLAVFPVFAADLETIRDRGHLVVAVREGWRPLSFRDANGELVGFEIDIARELAAAIFADPEAIEFTVVPNRDRLPAVLEDRADVAIAGLTLSSARQRLVSFSPPYYLDGAGVLVRDPQFHSLTTLQRRRLGVLQGASTIAVVRYLLPQAVLTPLASYQEAFDRLSTGQIDGFAGDVTVLTGWQQDHSGYYLVPTVLSAEPLAIALPKGTQYTELRRLIGHTVTQWHQSGWLEDRATFWGLP
- the rpmI gene encoding 50S ribosomal protein L35, yielding MPKLKSRKAAAKRFRRSGSGKIMRRKAFKNHMLQHKNAERRSRLSKIAVVSEEDAPNVELMLPYL
- the rplT gene encoding 50S ribosomal protein L20, which produces MARVKRGNVARKRRNKILKLAKGFRGSHSKLFRTANQQVMKALRYAYRDRRNRKRDFRRLWITRINAASRMHGLSYSQLIGQLKKANIDINRKMLAQMAVLDPNGFAKVVEVANRA
- a CDS encoding DUF1517 domain-containing protein gives rise to the protein MVKHLFRRLKPLLKPLMVVVLALVLVFGSADGAWAAAGGRMGGGSFRAPAPRMSPTPRTYAPGGGGGYYPGGGFGFPFLFPFIGIGGGFGGLFTLLIFIAIANVVVRGFRGATAGDDYAAPAGSNPPVAVTKLQVGLLAEARALQDDLNRLATTADTGTSQGLAKLLQETTLALLRHPDYWAYAASEGKQTRLLSAEQEFNRYTLSARSRFSEETISNVNNQITQAEPKALLTGDSDQFPGEYILATVVVATQGKLDLPEIYSSDNLRQALNQIGAVSGENLLAVEVLWTPQKSGDTLSADELVAQYPELKLI
- a CDS encoding thiamine phosphate synthase, whose translation is MSELPGLPALPTPTDAAVYRILDANLDRAREGLRIIEEWCRFGLNNSGQTEQLKHLRQTLAQWHAPELRLCRDTPGDPGTALTHPQEAERTSVMAVLQANFCRVQEALRTLEEYGKLYRQELAAGSKAMRYQIYALESDILGGHRQQRLRQALTYLVTSPSDRLLPVVEAALQGGIALVQYRDKLTDDHLRLELAQQLNDLCHRYGALFLINDRVDLALAVGADGVHLGQTDLPIATARQLLGSQRIIGRSTTNPDEMQRAIAEGADYIGVGPVYSTPTKPDKAAAGLDYVRYAAEHATVPWYAIGGINTENLAEVLQAGAERVAVVRAIIEAENPTLIAQYFAAQTNHRHTFHQVAAPVT
- a CDS encoding tetratricopeptide repeat protein, whose amino-acid sequence is MENSNLLLIYLGILLTLLSVAAFFVVRQVIKTRRIESTLGRLQSRLTKEKGTAQEYYELGSLLLDKKLYTQAALYLQQAIKQLSDDETENAAVVYNALGYSYFAQDQYDLAIRNYKEALKISPEYVTALNNLGHSYERKQLMTQAIEMYETALSLEPNNTTARRRSVSLKKRMVASEK
- a CDS encoding YeeE/YedE family protein → MTTRSASSPNTLAQNLVALAAGLLFGLGLGCSQMIDPQRVIGFLDLFGTWDPTLAFVMGGAVLVTLISFRFILRRSAPLLDRNFFVPTRNDIDRPLVLGAALFGIGWGLGGYCPGPAIAALGLGSANPLLFLAAMLAGSLAYKALNPPPQA